Proteins co-encoded in one Polynucleobacter sp. MG-6-Vaara-E2 genomic window:
- the folD gene encoding bifunctional methylenetetrahydrofolate dehydrogenase/methenyltetrahydrofolate cyclohydrolase FolD has product MPAQLLDGNALSKKLRAEIAARGAIVTAKGVRPGLAVIVVGDNPASAVYVRNKVKACEDVGFHSVLERYSAELAEEELLARIATLNADPAIHGILVQLPLPEHIASERVLEAIAPEKDVDGFHVANAGALMVGQPEFKPCTPYGCMKILESIDYPIRGARAVIVGASNIVGKPMAMLLLQAGATVTICNSKTRDLAHHTKDADILVVATGKPKMVSGDMVKNGAVVIDVGINRLPDGKLCGDVDFDTAKYVAGWITPVPGGVGPMTITMLLMNTLEAAEKAAKL; this is encoded by the coding sequence ATGCCCGCTCAATTACTCGACGGAAACGCCCTCTCTAAGAAGCTACGCGCAGAAATTGCTGCCCGCGGTGCGATTGTTACTGCTAAAGGGGTTCGCCCGGGTTTAGCAGTCATCGTAGTTGGCGATAACCCTGCAAGTGCTGTATACGTGCGCAACAAAGTGAAAGCTTGCGAAGATGTTGGCTTTCATTCGGTGTTAGAGCGTTACTCTGCTGAATTGGCTGAAGAAGAATTGCTTGCTCGCATTGCCACCTTAAATGCTGATCCAGCGATCCACGGCATCTTAGTGCAACTCCCTTTGCCGGAGCACATTGCTTCTGAGCGAGTACTCGAAGCAATCGCACCAGAAAAAGATGTTGATGGATTTCACGTAGCGAATGCTGGCGCTCTAATGGTTGGTCAACCAGAATTCAAACCCTGCACTCCTTATGGATGCATGAAGATTTTAGAAAGCATTGATTACCCGATTCGAGGTGCTCGCGCAGTCATTGTTGGCGCCTCCAATATTGTGGGCAAGCCTATGGCCATGTTGTTATTGCAGGCAGGCGCTACTGTGACAATCTGTAATAGCAAGACTCGCGACTTGGCTCACCACACAAAAGATGCTGATATCTTAGTTGTAGCAACCGGCAAACCTAAAATGGTTTCTGGCGATATGGTCAAAAACGGGGCGGTAGTGATTGACGTTGGTATTAACCGCCTCCCCGATGGCAAGCTGTGTGGTGATGTGGATTTTGACACCGCCAAATATGTAGCTGGCTGGATTACCCCAGTTCCAGGCGGTGTTGGACCAATGACAATAACCATGCTTTTAATGAATACTTTGGAAGCAGCTGAAAAAGCAGCCAAGCTGTAG
- a CDS encoding lipase family protein — protein MKTSLTAIAISTFLGLLSSTVYADPPVPPFYEDVIKLSPSGKLGQVLKKEKIQTSIKGAQAWKIAYISSDIGGRKHLVTGLVVAPIGAAPKEGRPIMAWAHGTTGAAQNCGPSQVLNPVSPLNEYFLIGGNSWTDYGIPSIEEFIKEGYVIVATDYQGLGGGGEHQYALAATNGMDMIDSARAASSMTETGAGKKAIIYGWSQGGGAVLAAASMPDYLSKKGTIADGIELIGAVALAPDDIAIMMPNSTSDEASAQKSLSGIIKMFTGNVFDFSHMAMSMWGVRAGNPNLKLTDIFTADGAKALDEVIRNKCMHAVADTLNFNFGTQYKTLLKDQITNPLEWTKAMVKGSVNPVKPVAPVVIYWGNKDTTNPPIMGKLYQEQMCKLGGNISRVELPGDQSHFTTPGASAPLYRAWIKDRLAGKGATNNCQQASQLPS, from the coding sequence ATGAAAACATCATTAACCGCCATAGCTATCAGTACTTTTTTGGGATTACTTTCTTCAACGGTATATGCCGATCCTCCAGTTCCACCGTTCTATGAGGATGTCATCAAGTTGAGTCCTAGTGGTAAGTTAGGACAAGTTCTGAAGAAGGAAAAAATCCAAACTTCCATCAAGGGTGCGCAAGCTTGGAAGATTGCCTACATCTCCTCTGATATTGGCGGACGTAAGCACCTGGTGACGGGTTTGGTGGTTGCCCCAATTGGTGCTGCGCCTAAGGAAGGGCGCCCGATTATGGCTTGGGCGCACGGAACCACAGGAGCCGCTCAAAATTGCGGTCCTTCACAAGTGCTTAATCCCGTATCTCCCTTGAATGAATATTTCTTAATTGGCGGCAACTCTTGGACAGATTATGGAATCCCAAGTATTGAAGAGTTCATTAAAGAGGGTTATGTCATTGTTGCTACCGACTACCAAGGCTTAGGTGGTGGCGGTGAACATCAATATGCTTTAGCTGCGACCAATGGGATGGATATGATTGATTCTGCAAGAGCAGCAAGTTCCATGACAGAAACTGGTGCCGGTAAGAAGGCAATAATTTATGGCTGGTCTCAAGGTGGTGGCGCGGTGTTGGCGGCAGCTAGCATGCCTGACTACCTTTCTAAAAAAGGGACTATCGCAGATGGTATTGAGCTTATTGGTGCAGTGGCCTTGGCTCCAGACGATATTGCCATCATGATGCCCAACTCTACAAGCGATGAAGCATCGGCGCAAAAGTCATTGAGTGGCATTATCAAAATGTTTACTGGCAATGTATTTGATTTCTCGCACATGGCAATGAGCATGTGGGGTGTTAGGGCAGGCAATCCTAATCTCAAGCTGACTGATATCTTTACAGCTGATGGTGCAAAGGCCCTTGATGAAGTGATTCGCAATAAATGTATGCACGCTGTCGCTGATACGCTCAATTTCAACTTCGGCACTCAATACAAGACACTTCTCAAGGATCAGATAACCAATCCTTTGGAGTGGACTAAGGCGATGGTCAAGGGTAGCGTAAACCCGGTTAAGCCAGTTGCACCAGTGGTGATCTATTGGGGCAATAAGGACACTACCAACCCACCAATCATGGGCAAGCTTTACCAAGAGCAAATGTGTAAGTTAGGCGGCAATATAAGCCGAGTGGAATTACCTGGAGACCAGTCGCACTTCACCACCCCTGGAGCTTCTGCACCTTTGTATCGTGCATGGATTAAAGATCGCCTGGCAGGTAAGGGAGCAACTAATAATTGTCAGCAAGCATCTCAGTTACCAAGTTAA
- a CDS encoding response regulator transcription factor, producing the protein MNLSANTKPNQAEVVYVVDDDEAVRDSLTWLLESNGYVVRCHASAERFLQSLQSTDKSTISCAILDVRMPGMSGLELQERLISENLPMPVAFITGHGDVSMAVSTMKRGAVDFIEKPFKENDLCGLVDRMLAKARIDYSQASQRKITQSLLSKLTGRERQVLERIVAGRLNKQIADDLGISIKTVEAHRANIMEKLNVNTVADLLRLALSDPQPN; encoded by the coding sequence ATGAACTTGAGCGCGAATACCAAACCTAACCAAGCCGAAGTGGTTTACGTGGTAGATGATGACGAAGCGGTACGTGACTCCCTCACTTGGTTATTGGAGAGCAATGGTTATGTAGTCCGTTGTCACGCCAGTGCCGAGCGCTTCTTGCAATCTCTGCAAAGCACAGATAAATCCACTATCTCCTGCGCAATTCTCGATGTACGTATGCCTGGAATGTCTGGCCTTGAATTGCAAGAGCGCTTAATTAGTGAAAATTTACCAATGCCAGTTGCCTTCATTACAGGTCACGGCGATGTATCCATGGCAGTCTCCACCATGAAACGTGGTGCAGTAGATTTCATTGAAAAACCTTTCAAAGAAAATGATCTGTGCGGCTTAGTAGATCGCATGCTTGCCAAGGCCCGCATTGATTACTCACAAGCTAGCCAACGCAAGATTACCCAAAGCTTATTGAGCAAATTGACTGGTCGTGAACGTCAAGTGCTTGAGCGCATTGTTGCTGGTCGCCTGAATAAACAGATCGCTGATGATCTTGGCATTTCCATTAAGACTGTTGAAGCGCACCGCGCCAATATTATGGAAAAGCTCAACGTCAATACCGTTGCCGACCTTCTTCGTCTTGCACTGTCTGATCCACAGCCTAATTAA
- a CDS encoding PAS domain-containing sensor histidine kinase, translating into MYTPLLAIVLFTAVMGVILGTLHLQEKGQQEAALFRELSFAKQRIQLRFANNADSLNTINREIAASNDDAKLKQLVREQADDLVLNNHEIIKIIWLNSDSSKQWTAPVSNSKTDWISKTQNDQKVNEGLTKAIELSHATSRTAFSQFISLNIPDEESLSKDRRTVFWQVAPNIVGGQEIGYLAALYTTQGILDIIPGELKAHYRFTLLTDNERVLSISSDRDTPKRAFSNQTSLDIGVLSPNMVLRIDTYPPPTNLTFRMLIGVVIGLSAFVVWSLWSVLKQMQVRQEAEANLSTETSFRNAMENSTPVGIRAHDMEKRITYVNRAFCEMTGWSAKELVGLMPPFPFWPDSRKDELVEKMNRALVGRDSKKGIEGAVMKRDGTLIQTRTFIAPLINEKGKQTGWVTSLIDISEPKKIREELAISQERFTTVLEGLDAAVSVVSLETDELLFANRFYRENFGSDSKGHFQLAHQDNKIETLHNIAQDLQDYIRDGIPTSYLYQESEPEEIQLSDGSNKWYEVRRRFIPWIDGHLAQLLIATDITARKDADELSRQQEERMQFTSRLTTMGEMASSLAHELNQPLSAISNYCMGVAKRLEGNLDPALTKDILPALEKASEQAHRAGTIIQRIRGFVKRSEPQRKSTAISEIINDAVGLVEIEAHRHRLTINANIAENLPEVDIDPVLILQVLVNLLKNGLDSMREAFPLSSRWSAPPVNISADLDTSIFPAMLRIQVSDGGSGIPEAVLERMFEPFFSTKSDGMGMGLNICRSIIESHQGRLWAVNRMDSEHTKLVGCTFTILLPLVSPEVTGNV; encoded by the coding sequence GTGTACACGCCTTTATTGGCAATCGTGCTCTTTACGGCAGTCATGGGCGTTATTTTGGGGACCCTACACCTCCAAGAAAAGGGGCAACAAGAAGCCGCTCTTTTTAGAGAGCTCTCTTTTGCAAAACAACGCATTCAGTTGCGCTTTGCCAATAATGCAGATTCTCTCAATACGATTAACCGCGAAATTGCTGCAAGTAATGATGATGCAAAACTAAAACAACTAGTCCGAGAACAAGCAGATGATTTAGTTTTAAATAATCATGAAATTATCAAAATCATTTGGCTCAATTCCGATAGCTCAAAACAATGGACGGCCCCTGTTAGCAACTCTAAAACAGATTGGATTAGCAAAACACAAAACGATCAAAAAGTGAATGAAGGTCTAACTAAGGCCATTGAATTGAGTCATGCAACCAGTAGAACTGCCTTTAGTCAATTCATCTCGCTGAACATTCCCGATGAAGAATCGCTTTCCAAAGACAGAAGGACTGTTTTTTGGCAGGTAGCTCCAAATATTGTTGGAGGTCAAGAAATAGGCTATTTGGCTGCTCTGTATACCACCCAAGGCATTCTAGATATCATCCCCGGCGAGTTAAAGGCGCACTATCGCTTCACTCTCCTGACCGATAACGAGCGCGTGCTCTCTATTTCCTCTGATCGAGATACACCCAAAAGGGCTTTTAGTAATCAGACGAGTTTGGACATTGGGGTTTTGAGTCCAAACATGGTCTTACGCATTGATACCTATCCGCCCCCCACGAATCTGACTTTCAGAATGTTGATCGGCGTTGTGATCGGACTATCCGCTTTCGTAGTCTGGAGTTTATGGTCAGTCTTAAAGCAGATGCAAGTACGGCAAGAAGCGGAAGCAAATCTAAGCACTGAAACGAGCTTTCGTAATGCCATGGAGAACTCCACACCGGTAGGCATCCGTGCTCACGATATGGAAAAGCGTATTACCTATGTGAATCGAGCCTTTTGTGAGATGACTGGGTGGTCGGCAAAAGAATTGGTTGGGCTCATGCCACCCTTCCCTTTTTGGCCAGATAGCCGTAAGGACGAATTGGTTGAAAAAATGAATCGCGCACTTGTTGGCAGGGATTCAAAAAAGGGGATTGAAGGCGCCGTCATGAAACGGGATGGCACTCTAATCCAAACCCGTACATTTATTGCGCCACTGATTAATGAAAAGGGTAAACAAACTGGTTGGGTCACTTCCTTAATTGACATCTCTGAGCCTAAAAAGATTCGAGAAGAATTAGCCATCTCTCAAGAGCGCTTTACAACCGTACTTGAAGGACTTGATGCAGCTGTGTCCGTGGTTTCCCTAGAGACCGATGAGTTGTTGTTTGCGAATCGCTTCTATCGCGAAAATTTTGGTAGTGATTCTAAGGGGCACTTCCAGCTAGCACATCAGGACAATAAGATTGAGACTTTGCACAATATTGCACAGGATCTTCAAGATTACATTCGCGATGGTATCCCCACTTCATATTTATACCAAGAGTCTGAACCTGAAGAAATCCAATTGAGTGACGGCAGCAATAAATGGTATGAGGTACGACGTCGCTTTATCCCTTGGATTGATGGTCATCTAGCTCAACTATTAATTGCAACTGACATTACCGCTCGTAAGGATGCTGACGAATTATCACGTCAACAGGAAGAGCGGATGCAATTTACTAGCCGTTTGACGACGATGGGTGAAATGGCCTCTTCACTAGCGCATGAATTAAACCAACCGCTCTCCGCAATCTCGAACTACTGCATGGGTGTTGCAAAACGTTTAGAGGGTAATTTGGATCCAGCACTGACTAAAGATATCTTGCCCGCTCTAGAGAAAGCCTCTGAACAAGCGCATCGTGCAGGCACCATCATTCAGCGGATTCGTGGTTTTGTGAAACGCAGCGAGCCTCAGCGTAAGTCCACCGCTATTTCTGAAATTATTAATGATGCCGTTGGACTCGTGGAGATTGAGGCGCATCGCCACCGCCTCACTATTAATGCCAACATCGCCGAGAACCTGCCAGAGGTTGATATCGACCCTGTCTTGATTCTGCAAGTCTTAGTCAATCTCCTCAAAAACGGTCTTGACAGTATGCGGGAGGCTTTTCCACTTTCGTCTCGATGGTCTGCCCCCCCAGTGAATATTAGCGCTGACCTTGATACCAGCATCTTCCCAGCCATGCTCCGCATTCAGGTAAGTGATGGCGGGTCTGGCATCCCAGAAGCCGTCTTAGAACGCATGTTTGAGCCGTTTTTCAGCACCAAATCCGATGGAATGGGTATGGGGCTCAATATTTGCCGTTCCATTATTGAATCCCATCAGGGACGCCTGTGGGCGGTCAATCGGATGGACTCAGAACATACCAAGCTAGTTGGTTGCACCTTTACAATACTTCTACCCCTAGTTTCTCCTGAAGTTACGGGAAATGTATAA
- a CDS encoding M3 family metallopeptidase has product MNTSPSSNLHNLPPALQNNPLLTFGRGIAAYPEVKPEHITPAIQFLLKHAQEAVDVATDSKTPSTWNALAEPLEDATEALGRSWGVISHLNSVADTPELRAAYGAMLPEVTAFFSSLGQNLALYQKFKELSKSSEFATLNRAQKKVIENSLRDFRLGGAELSDADKPRFSEIQDEQAILGKAFSDHVLDATDSFVHLVTNEADLQGLPDDVKAAAADTAQQKGLQGWAFTLHFPSYYPVMQYCENRALRRLMYEAYVTRSSELGPEYAKGNIAWDNTRNMLDQLRLRDEEARMLGFANFAALSLAPKMANTVDEVDLFLTNFANKAKPFAQRDWDELCQFAKNELGLTDGVQPWDTAFAAERLKQERYSFSENELKQYFPLPKVLDGLFGVIQTLFGVKIEAANLPTWHADVQSFAVKDLAGKLRAYFYLDPYARPGKRGGAWMDDARGRRVLPNGEIQIPVAYLVCNFAPPVKVDGVLRQPTITHDDVITLFHESGHGLHHLLTQVGALGVSGINGVEWDAVELPSQFMENFCWEWEVLEKMTAHVDTGKPLPRELFDKILAAKNFQNGLMTLRQIVMSLTDWRLHSHFDAKNAQGQAVLELSRKIANDYNVIPQPEISRWINTFSHIFAGGYAAGYYSYKWAEVLSADAYAAFEEAAKLTGSILDAKTGTRYREEILEVGGSRPAAESFKAFRGREPSIDALLRHGGLA; this is encoded by the coding sequence ATGAATACATCCCCCTCCTCGAACTTACACAATTTACCCCCTGCCTTGCAGAATAACCCTCTGCTGACCTTTGGACGCGGAATCGCTGCTTACCCTGAGGTAAAGCCTGAGCACATCACCCCTGCGATTCAGTTTTTACTAAAGCATGCACAAGAAGCAGTTGATGTTGCTACCGACTCTAAAACACCTTCAACCTGGAATGCGCTTGCAGAGCCTTTAGAAGATGCAACTGAAGCCTTGGGTCGATCATGGGGTGTTATCTCCCATCTTAATAGTGTTGCCGATACTCCTGAGTTGCGAGCTGCTTACGGCGCCATGCTCCCAGAAGTCACTGCATTCTTTTCGAGCTTGGGACAAAACCTAGCGCTCTATCAAAAGTTCAAAGAGCTCAGTAAGAGTTCCGAGTTTGCAACACTCAATCGTGCACAGAAAAAAGTGATTGAGAACTCTTTGAGAGATTTTCGTCTAGGCGGCGCTGAATTAAGCGATGCAGACAAACCACGCTTTTCAGAGATTCAAGATGAGCAAGCCATTTTAGGCAAGGCATTTTCCGATCATGTGCTCGATGCTACCGATAGTTTTGTGCACTTAGTGACTAATGAAGCGGATCTTCAAGGGTTACCAGACGATGTCAAGGCTGCAGCCGCAGACACTGCCCAGCAAAAGGGTTTGCAAGGCTGGGCTTTCACCCTGCACTTCCCTTCATACTATCCAGTCATGCAGTATTGCGAGAATCGGGCATTGCGTCGCCTGATGTACGAAGCCTATGTAACCCGCTCATCTGAGCTCGGGCCTGAATACGCCAAAGGCAATATTGCTTGGGATAACACCCGCAATATGCTTGATCAACTGAGATTGCGTGACGAAGAAGCTCGCATGCTTGGGTTTGCAAACTTTGCCGCCTTAAGCTTGGCACCAAAGATGGCTAATACCGTTGACGAAGTCGACCTCTTCCTCACGAATTTTGCAAATAAAGCAAAACCATTTGCCCAGCGTGATTGGGATGAGTTATGTCAGTTTGCAAAAAACGAACTGGGTCTTACTGATGGTGTGCAACCATGGGATACCGCATTCGCTGCGGAGCGCCTAAAACAAGAGCGTTATTCTTTTTCGGAGAATGAACTCAAGCAGTACTTCCCATTACCCAAAGTATTGGATGGTTTGTTTGGGGTAATTCAAACGCTGTTTGGCGTCAAGATTGAAGCTGCCAACCTGCCTACTTGGCATGCGGATGTGCAGTCCTTTGCCGTTAAGGACCTTGCTGGAAAATTACGGGCCTACTTCTATTTAGATCCTTATGCTCGTCCTGGCAAGCGCGGTGGTGCCTGGATGGATGATGCTCGTGGACGCCGAGTACTACCTAATGGAGAAATTCAGATTCCGGTTGCTTATCTCGTATGTAACTTTGCACCTCCAGTGAAAGTTGATGGCGTTTTACGTCAACCCACGATTACCCACGATGATGTCATTACCCTCTTCCATGAGAGCGGTCATGGATTGCATCATCTTTTAACGCAAGTCGGTGCCTTAGGCGTTTCAGGAATCAATGGTGTTGAGTGGGATGCTGTGGAGTTACCGAGTCAGTTCATGGAGAACTTCTGCTGGGAATGGGAAGTATTAGAAAAAATGACGGCTCATGTTGATACTGGCAAGCCTTTGCCACGCGAACTTTTTGACAAGATTTTGGCGGCCAAGAATTTCCAGAACGGTCTCATGACCCTACGGCAAATTGTGATGTCTCTTACTGATTGGCGCTTGCACTCCCACTTTGATGCAAAAAATGCTCAAGGACAAGCAGTACTGGAGCTATCGAGAAAAATTGCCAATGACTACAACGTCATTCCACAGCCGGAGATTTCACGCTGGATCAACACTTTCAGTCATATTTTTGCTGGCGGTTATGCTGCAGGCTATTACAGCTATAAATGGGCTGAGGTTTTATCCGCTGATGCCTATGCTGCTTTTGAAGAGGCAGCAAAGCTTACGGGTTCCATACTTGATGCTAAGACTGGCACTCGCTATCGAGAAGAAATTTTAGAAGTAGGAGGCAGCCGACCTGCTGCCGAATCCTTTAAAGCCTTTAGAGGGAGGGAGCCGAGTATTGACGCACTCTTGCGCCATGGTGGTCTAGCTTAA